One region of Mycolicibacterium insubricum genomic DNA includes:
- the gltB gene encoding glutamate synthase large subunit codes for MPPSSVGLYNPAYEHDSCGVAMVVDMHGRRSRDIVDKAITALLNLEHRGAAGAEPNTGDGAGILIQVPDRFFREACLEQENPIELPEAGSYATGIAFLPQSEREATAACAAVEKIVEAEGLEVLGWRDVPTDDSLLGALARDAMPVFRQIFLGGASGMELERRAYVIRKRAEHELGTKGPGQDGPGRETVYFPSLSGATFVYKGMLTTPQLREFYLDLQDDRMESALGIVHSRFSTNTFPSWPLAHPFRRVAHNGEINTVNGNENWMKAREALIHTDVFGYHNDLNKIFPVCTPGASDTARFDEVLELLHLGGRSIAHAVLMMIPEAWERNESMDPALRAFYRYHASLMEPWDGPASVCFTDGTVVGAVLDRNGLRPSRVWVTDDGLVVMASEVGVLDLDPATVVKRLRLQPGKMFLVDTAQGRIVSDAEIKAELAAAEPYAQWLDDGLFHLDELPQGNYVKMPHHRVVARQQIFGYTYEEVNLLVAPMARSGAEALGSMGTDTPIAVLSQRPRMLFDYFQQLFAQVTNPPLDAIREEVVTSLQAVIGPEGDLLNPDENSCRQIVLPQPILRNADLAKLVNVDPDHEIRGRRHNLRAAVIQCLYPVADGGPGLRKALEDVRKRVSQAIRNGARLIVLSDRESNEWLAPIPSLLSTAAVHHHLVREGSRTQVGLVVESGDAREVHHMALLIGFGAAAINPYMAFESIEDLIDRGLIEGLSSDKAKDNYVKAAGKGVLKVMSKMGISTLASYTGAQLFQPIGISRRLLDEYFTGLACPTGGIGLDEIAADVALRHSLAFLDRPDERAHRELEVGGEYQWRREGEYHLFNPDTVFKLQHSTRTGQYEVFKEYTALVNDQSEKMHSLRGLLTFKEGVRPPVPIEEVEPAAEIVKRFSTGAMSYGSISAEAHETLAIAMNRLGGRSNSGEGGESVDRFTPDANGDWRRSAIKQVASARFGVTSNYLTNCSDIQIKMAQGAKPGEGGQLPGHKVYPWVAEVRHSTPGVGLISPPPHHDIYSIEDLAQLIHDLKNANPEARVHVKLVSENGVGTVAAGVSKAHADVVLISGHDGGTGATPLTSQKHAGAPWELGLAETQQTLLLNGLRDRIVVQVDGQLKTGRDVMIAALLGAEEYGFATAPLVVSGCIMMRVCHLDTCPVGVATQNPVLRERFTGKPEFVENFFLFLAEEVRELLAQLGFRTLNEAIGQVGMLDTVRARQYWKAYKLDLSAVLHEPESAFMNQDLYCTSKQDHGLDKALDQQLIVACRAALDSGTPVQVEHAISNVNRTVGTMLGHEVTKAYGEQGLPDGTIDLTFTGSAGNSFGAFVPRGITLRVHGDANDYVGKGLSGGRIVVRPSLRAPADYVAEDNIIGGNVILFGATSGQAFLRGVVGERFAVRNSGATAVVEGVGDHGCEYMTGGRVVILGRTGRNFAAGMSGGVAFVYDPENALETNLNGEMVELEAIDGEDADWLAQIISAHVEATDSAVGRRVLADWDTEQRKFVKVMPRDYKRVMAAIAEAADSGLTETELSDVIMAAARG; via the coding sequence ATGCCGCCGAGCAGCGTAGGCCTCTACAACCCCGCGTACGAGCACGATTCGTGCGGCGTCGCGATGGTCGTCGATATGCACGGCCGCCGCAGCCGCGACATCGTCGACAAGGCGATCACCGCCCTGCTCAACCTGGAACACCGCGGAGCCGCCGGCGCCGAACCCAACACCGGCGACGGCGCGGGCATCCTGATCCAGGTCCCCGACCGGTTCTTCCGCGAGGCCTGCCTCGAGCAGGAAAACCCCATCGAGCTGCCCGAGGCCGGAAGCTACGCCACCGGCATCGCCTTCCTGCCGCAGTCCGAGCGTGAGGCGACCGCCGCGTGCGCGGCCGTCGAGAAGATCGTCGAGGCCGAGGGCCTGGAGGTGCTCGGCTGGCGCGATGTCCCCACCGACGATTCGCTGCTGGGGGCACTCGCCCGTGACGCCATGCCGGTGTTCCGGCAGATCTTCCTCGGCGGCGCCTCCGGAATGGAACTCGAGCGCCGCGCCTACGTCATCCGCAAGCGGGCCGAACACGAACTCGGCACCAAGGGCCCCGGCCAGGACGGCCCCGGCCGGGAGACCGTGTACTTCCCGAGCCTTTCTGGTGCGACGTTCGTCTACAAGGGCATGCTGACCACCCCGCAGCTGCGCGAGTTCTACCTCGACCTGCAGGACGACCGGATGGAAAGCGCGCTGGGCATCGTGCACTCGCGGTTTTCCACCAACACCTTCCCGTCCTGGCCGCTGGCCCACCCGTTCCGCCGGGTCGCGCACAACGGTGAGATCAACACCGTCAACGGCAACGAGAACTGGATGAAGGCCCGCGAGGCGCTCATCCACACCGACGTCTTCGGCTACCACAACGACCTCAACAAGATCTTCCCGGTCTGCACCCCGGGCGCCTCGGACACCGCCCGGTTCGACGAGGTGCTGGAACTACTGCACCTGGGTGGCCGCAGCATCGCCCACGCGGTGCTGATGATGATCCCGGAGGCCTGGGAGCGCAACGAGTCGATGGACCCCGCGCTGCGGGCGTTCTACCGCTACCACGCCTCCCTGATGGAGCCGTGGGACGGCCCGGCCTCGGTGTGCTTCACCGACGGCACCGTCGTCGGCGCCGTGCTCGACCGCAACGGACTGCGCCCGTCGCGCGTCTGGGTCACCGACGACGGGCTGGTCGTGATGGCCTCGGAGGTCGGCGTGCTGGACCTGGACCCGGCCACCGTCGTCAAGCGGCTGCGGCTGCAGCCGGGCAAGATGTTCCTGGTCGACACCGCCCAGGGCCGGATCGTCTCCGACGCCGAGATCAAGGCCGAACTCGCCGCCGCCGAGCCGTACGCCCAGTGGCTCGACGACGGGCTGTTCCACCTCGACGAACTGCCGCAGGGCAATTACGTCAAGATGCCGCACCACCGCGTGGTGGCCCGCCAGCAGATCTTCGGCTACACCTACGAAGAGGTGAACCTGCTGGTCGCGCCGATGGCCCGCAGCGGGGCCGAGGCGCTGGGCTCGATGGGCACCGACACCCCGATCGCCGTGCTGTCCCAGCGGCCGCGGATGCTGTTCGACTACTTCCAGCAGCTGTTCGCCCAGGTCACCAACCCGCCGCTGGACGCCATCCGCGAGGAGGTCGTCACCAGCCTGCAGGCCGTCATCGGCCCCGAGGGCGACCTGCTCAACCCCGACGAGAACTCCTGTCGCCAGATCGTGCTGCCGCAGCCCATCCTGCGCAACGCCGATTTGGCCAAGCTGGTCAACGTCGACCCGGACCACGAGATCCGTGGCCGCAGGCACAACCTGCGTGCGGCGGTGATCCAGTGCCTCTACCCGGTCGCCGACGGCGGCCCGGGGTTGCGCAAGGCGCTCGAAGACGTCCGCAAGCGGGTGTCGCAGGCCATCCGCAACGGCGCCCGGCTGATCGTCTTGTCCGACCGGGAGTCCAACGAGTGGCTGGCCCCGATCCCGTCGTTGCTGTCGACGGCCGCCGTGCACCACCACCTGGTCCGCGAGGGCAGCCGCACCCAGGTCGGTCTAGTGGTGGAGTCCGGTGACGCCCGCGAGGTGCACCACATGGCCCTGCTGATCGGCTTCGGCGCCGCCGCGATCAACCCGTACATGGCCTTCGAGTCGATCGAGGACCTCATCGACCGCGGCCTCATCGAGGGGCTCTCCAGCGACAAGGCCAAGGACAACTACGTCAAGGCCGCCGGCAAGGGCGTGCTGAAGGTGATGTCCAAGATGGGCATCTCCACCCTGGCGTCCTACACCGGCGCCCAGCTGTTCCAGCCGATCGGCATCAGCCGCCGGCTCCTCGACGAGTACTTCACCGGTCTGGCGTGCCCGACCGGCGGCATCGGCCTGGACGAGATCGCCGCCGACGTGGCGTTGCGGCACTCGCTGGCGTTCCTGGACCGGCCCGACGAGCGCGCCCACCGGGAACTCGAGGTGGGCGGTGAGTACCAGTGGCGCCGCGAGGGTGAGTACCACCTGTTCAACCCGGACACCGTGTTCAAGCTGCAGCACTCCACCCGCACCGGCCAGTACGAGGTGTTCAAGGAGTACACCGCGCTGGTCAACGATCAGAGCGAGAAGATGCACTCGCTGCGCGGCCTGCTGACCTTCAAAGAAGGTGTGCGCCCGCCGGTCCCGATCGAGGAGGTGGAGCCAGCCGCGGAGATCGTCAAACGCTTCTCCACCGGCGCGATGAGCTACGGCTCGATCTCCGCCGAGGCCCACGAGACCCTGGCGATCGCGATGAACCGCCTTGGCGGACGGTCGAATTCGGGTGAGGGCGGCGAGTCGGTGGACCGCTTCACCCCGGATGCCAACGGCGACTGGCGCCGCAGTGCCATCAAGCAGGTGGCCTCGGCGCGCTTCGGTGTCACCAGCAACTACCTGACCAACTGCAGCGATATCCAGATCAAGATGGCCCAGGGCGCCAAACCCGGTGAAGGCGGCCAGCTTCCGGGGCACAAGGTGTACCCGTGGGTGGCCGAGGTCCGGCACTCCACCCCGGGGGTCGGGCTGATCTCCCCGCCGCCGCACCACGACATCTACTCGATCGAGGATCTGGCGCAGCTGATCCACGACCTGAAGAACGCCAATCCCGAGGCCCGCGTACACGTCAAGCTGGTCAGCGAGAACGGCGTCGGCACCGTCGCCGCGGGCGTGTCCAAGGCGCACGCCGACGTCGTGCTGATCTCCGGGCACGACGGCGGCACCGGCGCCACCCCGCTGACCTCGCAGAAGCACGCCGGGGCCCCGTGGGAGCTCGGGCTGGCCGAAACCCAGCAGACGTTGCTGCTCAACGGGCTTCGGGACCGGATCGTGGTGCAGGTCGACGGTCAGCTCAAGACCGGCCGCGACGTGATGATCGCGGCGCTGCTGGGCGCCGAGGAATACGGCTTCGCCACCGCGCCGCTGGTGGTGTCGGGCTGCATCATGATGCGGGTCTGCCACCTCGACACCTGCCCGGTGGGTGTGGCCACCCAGAACCCCGTGCTGCGCGAGCGGTTCACCGGCAAGCCGGAGTTCGTCGAGAACTTCTTCCTGTTCCTGGCCGAGGAAGTCCGGGAGCTGCTGGCGCAGTTGGGTTTCCGTACCCTCAACGAGGCGATCGGCCAGGTCGGCATGCTCGACACGGTGCGCGCCCGCCAGTACTGGAAGGCCTACAAACTCGACCTGTCGGCGGTGCTGCACGAGCCGGAGTCGGCGTTCATGAACCAGGACCTGTACTGCACCTCCAAGCAGGACCACGGCCTGGACAAGGCGCTGGACCAGCAGCTGATCGTGGCCTGCCGGGCCGCCCTGGACTCGGGCACCCCGGTGCAGGTGGAGCACGCCATCAGCAACGTCAACCGCACCGTCGGCACCATGCTCGGCCACGAGGTCACCAAGGCATACGGTGAGCAGGGCCTGCCCGACGGGACCATCGACCTGACCTTCACCGGGTCGGCCGGCAACAGCTTCGGGGCATTCGTGCCGCGCGGCATCACGCTGCGGGTGCACGGCGACGCCAACGACTACGTCGGCAAGGGCCTGTCCGGCGGCCGGATCGTGGTGCGGCCGTCGCTGCGGGCGCCGGCGGACTACGTCGCCGAGGACAACATCATCGGCGGCAACGTGATCCTGTTCGGCGCCACCAGCGGCCAGGCCTTCCTGCGCGGTGTGGTGGGCGAGCGGTTCGCGGTGCGCAACTCCGGTGCCACCGCGGTTGTGGAGGGCGTCGGTGACCACGGCTGCGAGTACATGACCGGCGGCCGGGTGGTCATCCTGGGCCGCACCGGGCGCAACTTCGCCGCCGGCATGTCCGGCGGGGTGGCGTTCGTCTATGACCCGGAAAACGCATTGGAGACCAACCTCAACGGTGAGATGGTCGAGCTCGAGGCCATCGACGGCGAGGACGCCGATTGGTTGGCGCAGATCATCTCCGCGCATGTGGAGGCCACCGATTCCGCTGTCGGCCGGCGCGTGCTGGCCGACTGGGACACCGAGCAGAGGAAGTTCGTCAAGGTGATGCCACGCGACTACAAACGGGTAATGGCGGCGATCGCCGAAGCGGCGGACTCGGGACTGACCGAGACCGAGCTGAGCGACGTGATCATGGCGGCCGCTCGTGGGTGA